One window of Mixophyes fleayi isolate aMixFle1 chromosome 3, aMixFle1.hap1, whole genome shotgun sequence genomic DNA carries:
- the LOC142143083 gene encoding interleukin-17A-like — protein sequence MAAWRILNVIQALNGCQMPVLVCVCSSAFLPEGYFSHIGSLEVPMDEEVPKEPRDKCPTRRSRLLPSSMTVDLGVIDTDYLDSLVQMEDIHTRSLSPWDYSFNTDPNRFPFVIAEANCLSFTCVDSDGSESPELISYPIQREIMVLRREQKACDYIYRLETELVTLGCTCVRSIVN from the exons ATGGCAGCCTGGAGAATTTTGAATGTAATCCAAGCTCTGAACGGCTGTCAG ATGCCAGTCCTTGTTTGTGTCTGCTCATCGGCCTTTCTACCAGAGGGGTATTTCTCACACATTGGTTCTTTGGAAGTGCCCATGGATGAAGAGGTCCCCAAAGAGCCCAGAGACAAATGTCCAACAAGGAGAAGCCGACTCCTACCTAGCAGTATGACTGTGGACCTCGGTGTCATTGACACTGATTATCTGGACAGCCTGGTGCAGATGGAGGATATTCACACCCGCTCTCTATCACCCTGGGATTACAG ttTCAATACAGATCCCAACAGGTTTCCTTTTGTGATTGCTGAAGCGAATTGTCTCAGTTTTACCTGTGTGGACTCGGATGGCAGTGAGAGCCCAGAGCTGATCTCTTATCCCATCCAGCGGGAGATCATGGTTCTACGGCGAGAGCAGAAAGCCTGCGACTATATCTACAGGCTGGAGACTGAGCTGGTCACACTGGGTTGTACATGTGTTAGATCTATTGTCAACTAA
- the LOC142143084 gene encoding interleukin-17A-like has product MYPPSTEEGDSYSVSGGGCPFPVDTTYPLRVKGDMKVSSRSYVQTMTNAIRSRSTSPWDYRSNEDNNRYPAVINEARCLHKGCVDSEGNVDLSMNSVPIRQEILVLRREMRGCIPVYKLDKELVTVGCTCVRPIIQYHI; this is encoded by the exons aTGTATCCCCCTAGCACAGAAGAGGGGGATTCTTATTCAGTCTCAGGTGGGGGCTGTCCATTCCCAGTGGACACCACCTATCCCCTACGTGTGAAGGGCGACATGAAGGTCAGCAGTAGGAGTTATGTGCAAACCATGACAAACGCCATCAGGAGCCGCTCAACCTCTCCGTGGGATtacag ATCTAATGAGGACAATAACAGATACCCGGCAGTCATTAATGAGGCAAGATGTCTCCACAAAGGGTGTGTGGACTCTGAGGGTAATGTAGACCTCAGCATGAACTCAGTCCCCATCAGACAAGAGATCCTGGTCCTGCGTCGTGAGATGAGAGGATGTATCCCCGTCTACAAGCTGGACAAAGAGCTGGTCACTGTGGGCTGCACCTGCGTCCGGCCCATCATACAGTATCACATATAA